A single window of Streptomyces cathayae DNA harbors:
- a CDS encoding winged helix-turn-helix transcriptional regulator, protein MSSLLLLTNALQPSAEVLPALGLLLHHVRVAPAQGPALVDTPGADVILVDGRRDLPQVRSLCQLLRSTGPGCPLVLVVTEGGLAAVTADWGIDDVLLDTAGPAEVEARLRLAMGRLQIAGDDSPMEIRNGDLSVDEATYSAKLKGRVLDLTFKEFELLKYLAQHPGRVFTRAQLLQEVWGYDYFGGTRTVDVHVRRLRAKLGPEHESLIGTVRNVGYRFVTPEKGERAAKAKDKAEEDDNKATDRHKAADTDEKAVRRTTEARTQA, encoded by the coding sequence ATGAGTTCACTGCTCCTGCTGACCAACGCCCTCCAGCCGTCGGCGGAGGTGCTCCCCGCCCTCGGCCTGCTGCTCCACCACGTGCGCGTGGCCCCGGCGCAGGGTCCCGCCCTGGTCGACACCCCCGGCGCCGACGTCATCCTCGTCGACGGCCGGCGCGACCTCCCGCAGGTCCGCAGCCTCTGCCAGCTGCTGCGCTCCACCGGCCCCGGCTGCCCCCTCGTCCTCGTGGTGACCGAGGGCGGCCTCGCCGCCGTCACCGCGGACTGGGGCATCGACGACGTCCTCCTCGACACCGCCGGACCGGCGGAGGTGGAGGCCCGGCTGCGGCTCGCCATGGGCCGGCTGCAGATCGCCGGCGACGACTCCCCCATGGAGATCCGCAACGGCGATCTGTCCGTCGACGAGGCGACCTACAGCGCCAAGCTGAAGGGTCGCGTCCTCGACCTCACCTTCAAGGAGTTCGAGCTGCTGAAGTACCTCGCCCAGCATCCCGGCCGGGTGTTCACCCGTGCCCAGCTGCTGCAGGAGGTCTGGGGCTACGACTACTTCGGCGGCACCCGCACGGTCGACGTCCACGTACGGAGACTGCGGGCCAAGCTCGGACCCGAGCACGAGTCGCTGATCGGCACCGTCCGGAACGTGGGTTATCGATTCGTTACGCCGGAGAAGGGTGAGCGTGCCGCCAAGGCCAAGGACAAGGCCGAGGAGGACGACAACAAGGCCACCGACCGGCACAAGGCGGCGGACACGGACGAGAAGGCCGTCCGGAGAACCACGGAGGCACGGACGCAGGCGTGA
- a CDS encoding alpha/beta hydrolase: MSTGPAGHVERSAIRPNSETHGATGGGMSLRTFLRTADGVRIDSVYESAVYGSAAHGSAVAPAAAGSGGFRLPSRDPVFVIAHGFTGHVDRPHVRRAARAFARHGAVVTFSFRGHGASGGRSTVGDREVLDLAAAVSWARELGHARVATVGFSMGGSVVLRHAALGAGGGGGSGEADGPDAVVSVSGPARWFYRGTAPMRRLHWLVTRPSGRAVSRYGLRTRIHRRNWDPVPLSPVEAVPRIAPTPLLVVHGDRDGYFPLDHPRMLAAAAGEHGELWVEPGMGHAENAASDGLLHRIGDWVVARSG; encoded by the coding sequence ATGAGCACCGGTCCGGCAGGTCATGTGGAACGTTCCGCCATTCGTCCGAATTCCGAGACGCACGGCGCAACAGGCGGTGGTATGTCTTTGCGGACGTTTCTGCGTACCGCGGACGGTGTACGGATCGATTCCGTGTACGAATCGGCGGTGTACGGATCGGCGGCGCACGGATCGGCGGTCGCTCCGGCGGCGGCCGGGAGCGGCGGCTTCCGGTTGCCTTCCCGTGATCCGGTGTTCGTGATCGCGCACGGGTTCACGGGGCACGTGGACCGGCCGCACGTCCGCAGGGCGGCGCGGGCTTTCGCCCGGCACGGGGCGGTCGTGACGTTCTCCTTCCGCGGGCACGGCGCGTCGGGCGGGCGGTCCACGGTGGGGGACCGCGAGGTGCTGGATCTGGCGGCGGCGGTGTCGTGGGCGCGGGAACTGGGGCACGCGCGGGTGGCGACGGTCGGGTTCTCGATGGGCGGCTCGGTGGTGCTGCGGCACGCGGCGCTCGGCGCGGGCGGCGGGGGTGGTTCCGGTGAGGCGGACGGTCCGGATGCCGTGGTGTCCGTCAGCGGGCCCGCCCGGTGGTTCTACCGGGGGACGGCTCCCATGCGGCGGCTGCACTGGCTGGTGACCCGGCCCTCTGGGCGGGCGGTGAGCCGGTACGGGCTGCGGACGCGGATCCACCGCCGGAACTGGGACCCCGTCCCGCTGTCCCCCGTCGAGGCGGTGCCGCGCATCGCGCCGACACCGCTGCTGGTCGTGCACGGCGACCGGGACGGCTACTTCCCGCTCGACCATCCGCGCATGCTGGCGGCCGCGGCCGGCGAGCACGGGGAACTGTGGGTGGAGCCGGGCATGGGGCACGCGGAGAACGCGGCGTCCGACGGGCTGTTGCACCGGATCGGGGACTGGGTGGTGGCCCGATCGGGCTAG
- a CDS encoding MoaD/ThiS family protein — protein sequence MAKVTVRYWAAAKAAAGVAEEAFEAATLAEALDTARERHPGELTRVLQRCSFLVDGDPVGTRAHETVRLADGGTVEVLPPFAGG from the coding sequence ATGGCAAAGGTCACGGTGCGGTACTGGGCCGCCGCCAAGGCCGCGGCCGGGGTGGCCGAGGAGGCCTTCGAGGCGGCCACGCTCGCCGAGGCGCTCGACACGGCACGCGAGCGGCACCCCGGCGAACTCACGCGCGTCCTGCAGCGGTGCTCCTTCCTCGTCGACGGTGATCCCGTGGGCACCCGCGCACATGAGACGGTACGGCTGGCCGACGGCGGCACGGTCGAGGTGCTCCCGCCGTTCGCAGGAGGGTGA
- a CDS encoding LacI family DNA-binding transcriptional regulator: MAKVTRDDVARLAGTSTAVVSYVINNGPRPVAPATRERVLAAIKELGYRPDRVAQAMASRRTDLIGLIVPDARQPFFGEMAHAVEQAAAERGKMVLVGNSDYIGEREVHYLRAFLGMRVSGLILVSHALNDLAAAEIDAWDARVVLLHERPEAMDDVAVVTDDLGGAQLAVRHLLEHGNAYVACVGGTAETPSVGDPVSDHVEGWRRAMKEAGLPTEGRLFEAPYNRYDAYRVGLDILSGPNRPPAIFCSTDDQAVGVLRAARELRIDVPGELAVVGFDDIKEAALTDPPMTTVASDRSAMARAAVDLVLDDGLRVAGSQRERLKVFPSELVIRSSCGCA, translated from the coding sequence GTGGCCAAGGTGACAAGGGATGATGTGGCGCGACTGGCGGGTACCTCCACCGCCGTCGTCAGCTATGTCATCAACAACGGACCCCGGCCGGTCGCCCCGGCCACGCGCGAACGCGTACTCGCCGCGATCAAGGAGCTGGGGTACCGACCCGACCGGGTCGCCCAGGCGATGGCGTCGCGGCGCACGGACCTGATAGGCCTGATCGTCCCGGACGCGCGCCAGCCCTTCTTCGGGGAGATGGCGCACGCGGTCGAACAGGCCGCGGCCGAGCGCGGGAAAATGGTGCTCGTCGGGAACTCCGACTACATCGGCGAGCGCGAGGTCCACTACCTGCGGGCGTTCCTGGGGATGCGCGTCTCCGGACTGATCCTGGTCAGCCACGCGCTCAACGACCTGGCCGCCGCGGAGATCGACGCCTGGGACGCCAGGGTCGTCCTGCTGCACGAGCGCCCCGAGGCCATGGACGACGTCGCCGTCGTCACCGACGACCTCGGCGGCGCCCAGCTCGCCGTCCGCCACCTGCTGGAGCACGGCAACGCGTACGTGGCCTGTGTCGGTGGCACCGCGGAGACCCCCTCCGTAGGCGACCCGGTCTCCGACCACGTCGAGGGCTGGCGGCGGGCGATGAAAGAGGCCGGCCTCCCGACCGAGGGCCGCCTCTTCGAGGCCCCGTACAACCGCTACGACGCCTATCGCGTCGGGCTCGACATCCTCTCCGGGCCGAACCGCCCGCCCGCGATCTTCTGCTCCACCGACGACCAGGCGGTCGGCGTGCTGCGCGCGGCGCGCGAGCTGCGCATCGACGTGCCCGGTGAGCTCGCGGTCGTCGGGTTCGACGACATCAAGGAGGCGGCGCTCACCGATCCGCCGATGACCACGGTCGCCTCCGACCGTTCGGCGATGGCCCGCGCGGCGGTCGACCTCGTCCTCGACGACGGACTGCGGGTGGCCGGCTCGCAGCGCGAGCGGCTGAAGGTCTTCCCCTCCGAACTGGTGATCCGCAGCTCCTGCGGCTGCGCGTAG
- a CDS encoding S1C family serine protease has translation MTESFRRSGAHENPHAGGPQHPSSSPVNPEWPPPPAFAPGHPVTADATGTTGTARPRRKRNRGPAALLAAVAIVAAAVGGGTAYGIQELTGNGTVASSNASSTPVVPTGQKGTVSGVAKAVSPSIVEINATSGAGSSTGSGVIITGDGEIITNHHVVAGASSVKVRTGDGRTYTADVVGTESSKDLALIRLNDASGLTPATLGDSDGVQVGDQVVAIGSPEGLTGTVTSGIVSALDRDVTVSTDGSQGQSPQGQPGGGLPFEFGGQQFNGDTGGSTTTYKAIQTDASLNPGNSGGALIDMNGDIIGINSAMYSSSGGGSSSADAGSVGLGFAIPVNTVKADLPALRSGAMN, from the coding sequence ATGACCGAATCCTTTCGCCGCAGCGGCGCACACGAGAACCCCCACGCGGGCGGCCCGCAGCACCCCTCCTCCTCTCCGGTGAACCCCGAGTGGCCGCCCCCGCCTGCGTTCGCGCCGGGGCATCCGGTCACCGCCGACGCCACCGGCACCACCGGCACCGCCAGGCCCCGCCGGAAGCGGAACCGGGGTCCGGCCGCCCTGCTCGCCGCCGTGGCGATCGTGGCGGCGGCCGTGGGCGGCGGCACCGCCTACGGCATCCAGGAGCTGACCGGCAACGGCACCGTCGCCTCGTCGAACGCGAGCAGCACCCCTGTGGTGCCGACCGGTCAGAAGGGCACGGTGTCCGGCGTCGCCAAGGCGGTCAGCCCGAGCATCGTCGAGATCAACGCCACCTCCGGCGCCGGATCATCCACCGGCTCCGGTGTGATCATCACCGGGGACGGCGAGATCATCACCAACCACCACGTCGTCGCCGGTGCCTCCTCGGTCAAGGTGCGGACCGGCGACGGCAGGACGTACACCGCGGACGTCGTCGGCACCGAGAGCTCGAAGGACCTCGCGCTGATCAGACTGAACGACGCCTCGGGCCTGACACCGGCCACCCTCGGCGACTCCGACGGCGTACAGGTCGGCGACCAGGTCGTGGCGATCGGCTCCCCCGAGGGCCTGACCGGCACCGTCACCAGCGGCATCGTCTCGGCGCTCGACCGCGACGTGACCGTCTCCACCGACGGGAGCCAGGGGCAGAGCCCGCAGGGGCAGCCGGGCGGCGGCCTGCCCTTCGAGTTCGGCGGGCAGCAGTTCAACGGCGACACCGGCGGGTCCACGACGACGTACAAGGCGATCCAGACCGACGCGTCCCTGAACCCCGGGAACTCCGGCGGCGCGCTGATCGACATGAACGGCGACATCATCGGCATCAACTCCGCGATGTACTCGTCGAGCGGCGGCGGCTCCTCCTCAGCCGACGCCGGCAGCGTGGGCCTGGGCTTCGCCATCCCGGTCAACACGGTCAAGGCGGACCTCCCGGCCCTGCGGTCCGGCGCCATGAACTGA